In a single window of the uncultured Dysgonomonas sp. genome:
- a CDS encoding DUF4972 domain-containing protein — protein MKQFSLLLTLLCCIFNATFYSCSDDDKTDNSLYVSQLNAKKGEVEYLLQNSEYGTAPGTYPEFSKTILENSIKGLNTLISKLDEGENTSQETVNTWLAKADAAMKDFKDTVLVDVTEDQRNLQQLKNKRTELEILLGTSDYGTTPGTYPEESKGILNTAIVDLNILIEGVISGTIGELTKEMTDSAIKTANEAIEAFQNTQNLEDKIYNLYVDGNNGGYIDFGYHQEFANFGTNQNAAFSVELWIKIDEYCNAGGEDNSTYLSACSDNPWGGWRVQSRFHNGNDGDLIRVSLPLDKTADGQGISLEEPNYGIAKAGYKKWMHYGFVYSENGVPGEDLDERFRMFYNGEKKGGSIRIGQEKRIWTYTYNSFINDRIPMTAFCRMNANGDRLEYFSGSIKYIRIWKTARTSSDFAKSASGDVTVDTNDPNLVCAWDFVVSSADLDPDKTEFKDLTGKYTATIKGAHSWKEVE, from the coding sequence ATGAAACAATTTAGCCTCTTGTTGACTTTATTATGTTGTATATTTAACGCAACATTTTATAGCTGTTCGGATGATGACAAAACAGACAATAGTCTGTATGTATCCCAGCTGAATGCAAAAAAAGGAGAAGTGGAATACCTTTTACAAAATTCTGAATATGGAACTGCTCCGGGGACCTACCCGGAATTTAGTAAGACTATTCTGGAAAATTCAATAAAAGGACTGAATACGCTCATATCTAAACTAGATGAAGGCGAAAATACTTCTCAAGAGACTGTAAATACCTGGCTGGCAAAAGCGGATGCCGCAATGAAAGATTTTAAAGATACTGTATTGGTCGATGTTACGGAAGACCAACGAAATCTTCAACAGCTCAAAAATAAACGGACAGAGTTAGAAATTCTGTTAGGTACATCTGATTATGGAACAACACCGGGAACCTATCCGGAGGAAAGCAAAGGGATATTGAATACTGCTATTGTGGATCTGAACATATTGATTGAAGGTGTTATATCCGGAACAATCGGTGAGTTAACAAAAGAAATGACAGATAGTGCTATCAAAACAGCGAATGAGGCGATCGAGGCCTTCCAGAATACTCAAAACCTAGAAGATAAAATTTATAATCTTTATGTAGACGGGAATAATGGTGGATATATCGACTTTGGATATCATCAGGAATTTGCGAACTTTGGAACAAATCAAAATGCGGCATTCTCTGTCGAATTATGGATTAAAATAGATGAATATTGCAATGCCGGAGGTGAAGATAATAGTACCTATCTTTCGGCTTGCAGTGATAATCCGTGGGGAGGCTGGAGAGTTCAATCACGTTTCCATAATGGAAATGATGGAGACCTCATAAGAGTTTCTTTACCTTTAGACAAGACTGCAGATGGGCAGGGTATTTCGTTGGAAGAACCAAATTATGGAATCGCTAAAGCTGGATATAAAAAATGGATGCATTATGGATTTGTGTATTCCGAAAATGGCGTTCCCGGAGAAGATCTGGATGAAAGATTCAGAATGTTCTATAATGGAGAAAAGAAGGGGGGAAGCATCCGTATAGGGCAAGAAAAACGAATCTGGACATATACTTATAATTCGTTTATCAATGATCGTATCCCAATGACTGCTTTCTGCCGGATGAATGCTAACGGTGATAGGTTAGAATATTTCTCAGGTAGTATCAAATACATCAGAATCTGGAAAACTGCCCGTACTTCTTCCGATTTTGCAAAATCAGCATCAGGAGATGTAACGGTAGATACGAATGATCCAAATTTGGTTTGTGCTTGGGATTTTGTGGTATCAAGCGCTGACTTGGATCCGGATAAGACTGAATTCAAAGATTTGACAGGTAAATATACGGCAACTATTAAGGGGGCTCATTCCTGGAAAGAAGTAGAATAA
- a CDS encoding substrate-binding domain-containing protein: MRLFIQSVFLILISVSYYSCQQKSKYVIGVSQCSVDEWRDKMNMEMLNEAALSQNIELIILSSNDDTKKQISDIKYLIDQKVDLLILTPNEIAPMTPIIENIYDSGTPVILVDRKIDSDKFTAFIGADNYQIGTEVGRYAVNLLNGKGNIVEIKGLTGSSSAIERHRGFYDIVEKYPNMKIVFEGDAGWFKTEGALQMRKALNSTDSIDLVFVQNDRMAKGAFEEATKEDRAKNIYFLGIDGLPGPGEGIDMVLQNKLEATFLYPTGGDKTIQLATDILEKKYFKKENILPTSVIDKTNAKILKLQTDQIVEQQSKIVLLNQRINKQLEKYIAQRNITYLISVLAILFCILLIGLLKAYHAKKKLNNKLHDSNLEIIKQKNELEAHQLQLLALSKQLEEATHAKLAFFTDISHDFRTPLTLISGPVDLLLETSEPHKEGYKWLKIIKKNVDILLRLVNQIIEFRSIETNNAKLSLSPNNIDSYLKDWNLLFLQMIQKNKIEFSYQSEYFEHMCMFDLEKVERIYFNLLSNAFKFTGREGSISVLLSRIVEEEQAYIQITISNTGQGLSDDDINNIFERFYRVESHVTGSGIGLALVKALVELHEGCIAAISKNDLTTFIVKLPYIVSRQTIDKADTRITSLEQVHYDDKLTIQQPDSSTEIDSNYTLLIVDDNEEIRYYIRSIFKNKYHIIEASDGEEGLHLAYENNIDIIISDVMMPKIDGVELCTKIKEDIRVCHIPVVLLTACSLDEQRIKGFESGADAYISKPFNPRILEVRIQKMLENRQKIKKHLSGNILTESYNTLNINTLDDALILKLKNYILERISDTNLNVEDISSEFGLSRAQFYRKMKAITNQGPNEFIRAIRLNKSVEILRTGKNVSEVAYEVGFTSPAYFTKCFKEFFHKNPSEIS; the protein is encoded by the coding sequence ATGAGATTATTTATTCAAAGCGTATTTTTGATCTTAATAAGCGTCAGCTATTACTCCTGCCAACAAAAAAGCAAATATGTTATTGGTGTTTCGCAATGCAGCGTAGATGAATGGCGGGACAAAATGAATATGGAAATGCTGAATGAGGCTGCACTATCCCAAAACATAGAACTTATCATCCTCTCTTCCAATGATGATACAAAGAAACAGATATCCGATATAAAATATTTAATAGATCAGAAAGTAGATTTATTGATATTGACGCCAAATGAAATAGCGCCGATGACCCCGATTATCGAAAACATTTACGACAGCGGAACACCTGTTATTTTGGTCGATCGCAAAATAGACTCGGATAAGTTCACTGCTTTTATCGGAGCCGACAATTATCAAATTGGAACAGAGGTAGGACGCTATGCAGTAAATCTTCTGAATGGGAAAGGAAATATTGTAGAGATAAAAGGTCTGACAGGATCAAGTTCGGCAATAGAGAGGCACCGGGGATTCTATGACATAGTAGAAAAATATCCCAATATGAAAATAGTATTTGAAGGCGACGCCGGCTGGTTTAAAACCGAAGGAGCCTTACAAATGCGAAAAGCATTAAACTCCACCGACTCTATTGACCTGGTTTTTGTACAGAATGACCGGATGGCTAAAGGCGCTTTTGAAGAAGCAACAAAAGAAGACCGGGCTAAAAACATCTATTTCCTTGGAATCGATGGACTTCCCGGCCCGGGAGAAGGGATAGATATGGTATTGCAAAATAAACTGGAAGCGACATTCCTTTATCCGACAGGGGGGGATAAAACAATTCAGTTAGCGACTGATATACTGGAGAAGAAATACTTCAAGAAAGAAAATATATTACCGACTTCGGTTATAGACAAAACCAATGCGAAAATACTAAAACTGCAAACAGACCAGATCGTTGAACAACAAAGCAAAATTGTATTATTGAATCAACGTATCAACAAACAGCTGGAAAAATATATTGCACAGCGGAATATAACCTACCTGATTAGTGTACTGGCTATCCTTTTCTGTATTTTATTGATTGGTTTACTCAAAGCATATCATGCGAAAAAGAAACTAAATAATAAACTTCATGATAGCAATCTGGAAATTATAAAACAAAAGAATGAATTGGAAGCCCATCAGTTACAACTATTAGCATTATCTAAACAGCTGGAAGAGGCTACTCACGCAAAACTCGCTTTCTTCACAGATATATCACATGATTTTCGCACGCCTCTCACTCTTATTTCGGGACCTGTAGATTTATTATTAGAGACTTCGGAACCTCATAAAGAAGGATACAAATGGCTGAAAATAATAAAGAAAAATGTAGATATACTTTTACGTCTGGTAAATCAAATTATAGAATTCAGGAGTATAGAAACAAATAATGCAAAATTAAGTTTATCCCCGAATAACATCGATAGTTACCTTAAAGACTGGAACTTATTGTTTTTACAAATGATCCAGAAAAATAAAATCGAATTCAGCTATCAGTCCGAATATTTTGAACATATGTGTATGTTTGATCTTGAAAAAGTGGAGCGTATATATTTTAATCTCCTATCCAATGCATTTAAATTTACGGGTAGAGAAGGCAGTATTTCTGTTCTTTTATCCAGAATAGTTGAAGAAGAGCAAGCCTATATTCAGATAACGATATCTAACACAGGACAGGGACTATCTGACGATGATATAAATAATATTTTCGAAAGATTCTATAGGGTTGAATCGCATGTCACAGGCTCTGGTATCGGCTTAGCTTTAGTCAAAGCATTGGTAGAACTACACGAAGGCTGTATTGCCGCCATCAGTAAGAATGATCTAACTACGTTTATAGTCAAATTACCATATATAGTCTCCAGGCAAACAATAGATAAGGCAGATACTAGAATTACTTCTTTAGAGCAGGTACATTATGACGATAAATTAACTATTCAGCAGCCTGACTCCAGTACAGAGATAGATAGCAACTATACATTGCTCATTGTGGATGATAATGAAGAAATTCGTTATTATATCCGTTCAATATTTAAAAATAAATATCATATCATTGAGGCTTCCGACGGTGAAGAAGGCTTGCATTTAGCTTACGAAAACAATATAGATATCATTATTAGCGATGTGATGATGCCCAAAATAGACGGTGTAGAGCTATGTACAAAAATAAAAGAAGATATAAGAGTTTGCCACATTCCTGTAGTATTGCTAACGGCATGTTCGTTGGATGAACAACGTATCAAGGGTTTTGAAAGTGGTGCCGATGCATATATCTCCAAACCATTTAATCCCCGCATATTGGAGGTAAGGATACAAAAGATGCTCGAAAACAGGCAAAAAATAAAAAAACACCTGTCAGGAAACATCCTCACCGAAAGCTATAATACACTAAATATAAACACCTTGGATGACGCTTTGATTTTAAAACTTAAAAATTATATTCTTGAACGAATTTCTGATACGAATTTAAATGTAGAAGACATTAGCAGTGAATTTGGACTTTCCAGAGCACAGTTCTACCGAAAAATGAAGGCTATAACAAATCAGGGACCCAACGAATTCATCCGGGCTATAAGGCTAAACAAATCTGTAGAGATACTCAGAACAGGGAAAAATGTATCTGAAGTTGCCTACGAAGTAGGATTCACATCACCGGCTTATTTCACCAAATGTTTCAAAGAATTCTTTCACAAAAATCCGTCCGAGATCAGTTAA
- a CDS encoding sugar porter family MFS transporter, whose translation MNNKYLYWITFVAINGGLLFGLNMAGISGANDLIADKFSLSVSKLGTVAGFLMIGCLIGALFTGNFTDRYGRKKVMIATAVLYIISSLGCSLATGFTMLTIFRILSGLAVGATSVVGPMYISEISPANKRGMLVSFNQFAITIGILLAYIFDYFLLGLSAESWRYMLAVPTVFGFLYLIFLSTSFPESPRWLLSKGYKDKALYVLNKINGNISVSDELKEIEESLILEKNKDKASFMELFKGRTGKIVLIGTLLAAFQQITGINAVIIFAPDILKSAGVGGDTALLQSMLVGLVNVLMTMVALWLVDRKGRKTLLLWGAVGMLLALAYLTYAFAGEAMSNIGVLLALLVYISFFAASYAPVMWVIISEIYPTKIKGLAMSFSTAISWGCTFLTVYFAPIIRSELGDEYLFAIFGGFTLLAFIFVKVWIPETKGKTLEQIEKELKL comes from the coding sequence ATGAATAATAAATATTTGTATTGGATAACCTTTGTGGCCATTAACGGCGGATTACTCTTCGGTTTGAACATGGCCGGAATCTCAGGAGCTAACGATCTTATTGCAGACAAATTTAGCTTAAGTGTAAGTAAATTGGGTACTGTTGCTGGCTTCCTTATGATAGGTTGTCTGATCGGTGCTCTTTTTACAGGAAACTTTACTGATCGATATGGGCGGAAAAAAGTAATGATAGCAACGGCTGTATTATATATAATTTCCTCACTTGGATGTTCGCTTGCCACAGGTTTTACGATGTTGACTATTTTCAGGATATTGTCAGGGCTTGCAGTTGGGGCAACTTCTGTAGTAGGCCCAATGTATATATCTGAAATATCCCCGGCTAATAAAAGGGGGATGTTGGTTTCATTCAATCAGTTTGCCATTACTATAGGTATTTTACTGGCCTATATCTTCGATTATTTTTTACTCGGTTTATCTGCCGAAAGCTGGCGTTATATGCTTGCAGTACCAACTGTATTTGGATTCTTATATCTGATTTTTCTGTCTACCTCATTTCCCGAGAGTCCAAGATGGTTATTGTCGAAAGGATACAAAGACAAAGCACTATACGTATTGAATAAGATAAACGGAAATATATCTGTATCCGATGAACTGAAAGAGATAGAAGAATCTCTTATTCTCGAGAAAAATAAAGATAAAGCTTCCTTTATGGAGCTATTTAAAGGAAGAACAGGTAAAATCGTTCTTATAGGGACATTATTAGCTGCCTTTCAGCAGATCACAGGTATAAATGCTGTTATTATATTTGCTCCCGATATTTTAAAGTCAGCCGGAGTGGGAGGAGACACAGCCTTACTGCAATCGATGTTGGTAGGATTAGTAAATGTATTAATGACCATGGTCGCACTCTGGTTGGTAGATCGCAAAGGTCGCAAAACATTGCTTCTTTGGGGTGCGGTAGGCATGCTGTTAGCATTGGCTTATCTGACTTATGCGTTTGCAGGGGAAGCGATGAGCAATATTGGAGTCTTACTAGCCTTACTTGTATATATATCTTTTTTTGCAGCTTCATATGCACCTGTAATGTGGGTTATCATTTCTGAGATTTATCCGACAAAAATAAAAGGTCTGGCTATGTCGTTCTCCACGGCTATAAGCTGGGGATGTACATTCCTTACGGTTTATTTCGCTCCCATTATCCGTTCCGAACTGGGTGATGAATATCTCTTTGCTATCTTCGGAGGCTTCACTCTGCTGGCATTTATATTCGTTAAAGTGTGGATACCGGAAACTAAAGGAAAAACATTGGAACAAATAGAGAAAGAACTGAAATTATAA
- a CDS encoding RagB/SusD family nutrient uptake outer membrane protein, with protein sequence MKKYIIFALSAALSLASCSDFFDQMPTDRMTYKDLFENKASTEKALATVYSYIPDEFRQRFASQDNGTSGAWTAGSDEAEYYWSFPASQLINNNTVTPKTSMVEAYWKKYYAGISAASQFIEGAPACKDMEANLLAQWIEEARAVRAMYYFYLFRIYGPIPILKETPINVDAPLAEVQLPRNTVEECVDYIVSEFDKVLNSQCLPDKSAEKNAGRIDNAIVMAFRAEVLQFAASDLFNGKNSFYSALENRDGTKLFPTDTSDATIRNKWEKAAKASKAFIDKFVPADFDLHRVYVGGKINAYQSYRDAVMVEDFSSNKEMIFYRIGTSASLMQYDRTPRHSGAPSSNYRASGGLGASQQIVDAYFMANGKCPILGYESDGITPIINDDSGYKAIYESEFTGEIYYDPNTGIELAPKGILKAWANREPRFYADITFNGQKWLNLEEGAFFTDFTYDGNSGAHNGEYPPTGYSVRKNAPKGAWSSGNTICVLLRLAQVYLNYAEALNEYDPFNTEILLYLNLIRERAGIPTYGTGAGQLPIPATQEEMRKAIRAERRVELAFENSRYFDVRRWCIAESTENMPLVGMNVNKNGNDFYKRTWRENRIFEKKMYLLPIPQKDIDIDAELVQNTGWSTIQ encoded by the coding sequence ATGAAGAAATATATCATATTTGCCCTATCGGCAGCTCTTTCTTTGGCTTCATGTTCTGATTTTTTTGATCAAATGCCAACAGACAGAATGACTTATAAAGATCTTTTCGAGAACAAAGCCTCAACAGAAAAAGCTTTAGCCACGGTATATTCATATATTCCCGACGAATTTCGTCAACGTTTTGCCTCGCAGGATAACGGAACTTCAGGAGCATGGACTGCCGGTTCGGATGAAGCGGAATATTATTGGAGTTTTCCGGCTTCACAACTGATAAACAACAATACTGTTACCCCTAAAACATCAATGGTGGAAGCATATTGGAAAAAATATTATGCTGGTATCAGTGCGGCATCTCAATTTATAGAAGGTGCTCCTGCATGTAAGGATATGGAAGCCAATTTGCTAGCCCAGTGGATCGAAGAGGCAAGAGCAGTTCGGGCAATGTATTATTTTTATTTATTCCGTATCTACGGGCCTATTCCTATTTTAAAGGAAACCCCCATAAATGTAGATGCTCCATTGGCCGAAGTTCAGCTTCCAAGGAATACAGTGGAAGAGTGTGTCGATTATATTGTTTCAGAGTTTGATAAGGTGCTGAATAGCCAGTGTTTGCCCGATAAGTCGGCTGAAAAAAATGCAGGGAGAATAGATAATGCTATTGTAATGGCTTTCAGGGCAGAAGTGCTACAATTTGCCGCAAGTGACTTATTTAACGGGAAGAATTCTTTCTATTCGGCATTAGAGAATAGAGATGGGACGAAACTATTTCCTACCGATACCTCAGATGCTACTATAAGAAATAAATGGGAAAAAGCGGCAAAAGCATCTAAAGCTTTTATAGACAAATTCGTCCCTGCTGATTTTGATCTCCATAGAGTATATGTTGGGGGAAAGATAAATGCATATCAGTCTTACCGGGACGCAGTGATGGTTGAGGACTTTTCCTCTAATAAAGAGATGATTTTTTATCGCATTGGTACATCAGCATCGCTGATGCAATATGATCGTACACCTCGTCATAGTGGTGCTCCAAGTAGTAATTATAGAGCTTCTGGAGGTTTGGGTGCATCACAACAAATTGTAGATGCCTATTTCATGGCAAATGGAAAATGTCCTATACTCGGTTATGAATCTGACGGAATAACTCCTATTATCAATGATGATTCAGGCTATAAAGCAATATACGAAAGCGAATTCACAGGAGAAATATATTACGATCCCAATACTGGAATAGAATTAGCTCCAAAAGGAATATTAAAGGCGTGGGCAAATAGGGAACCTCGTTTCTATGCAGATATTACATTTAACGGGCAGAAATGGCTAAATCTGGAAGAAGGTGCGTTCTTTACTGATTTCACATACGATGGCAACTCCGGAGCACACAATGGAGAATATCCCCCAACGGGTTATAGTGTCAGGAAAAATGCACCGAAAGGGGCTTGGAGCAGTGGAAATACTATTTGCGTACTTCTACGTCTGGCACAGGTATATCTGAACTATGCAGAAGCTCTAAATGAGTACGACCCTTTTAATACAGAAATATTGTTATATCTTAATCTGATAAGAGAACGAGCCGGGATACCGACCTATGGAACAGGAGCCGGGCAATTACCTATACCGGCTACTCAAGAAGAAATGAGAAAGGCTATCAGAGCTGAAAGACGGGTGGAGTTGGCTTTCGAAAACAGCCGGTACTTTGATGTGCGCCGTTGGTGTATAGCCGAGAGTACCGAAAATATGCCCTTGGTAGGTATGAATGTAAATAAAAATGGCAATGATTTTTATAAGCGCACATGGCGTGAAAACCGCATTTTCGAAAAGAAAATGTATCTTTTACCAATACCACAGAAAGATATTGATATAGATGCAGAGTTAGTGCAAAATACTGGATGGAGTACAATTCAATAA
- a CDS encoding carbohydrate kinase, which yields MKKIVGIGELLWDLLPEGRKAGGAPVNFAFHASQAGADAYAISAIGNDTLGDELLYELDKNQIKYLIERVGYPTGTVEVTLNNGMPQYTINEQVAWDYIPLTENMKQLVSEADAICYGTLAQRSNVSRDTTEELLKLVKEDAYKLYDINLRQHFYSKELIDKSLSFANSFKVNDEEIEIMKAMFGLNMDNEQACRWFISQFNLKLVILTAGGLYSCLFTPDEYSVIETPKVIVADTVGAGDCFSGVLIASLLNGDSLAQSHTKAVDAAAHVCSYSGAWVTHRT from the coding sequence ATGAAAAAGATTGTAGGTATAGGTGAATTATTGTGGGATTTGTTACCGGAGGGTAGAAAAGCCGGAGGTGCGCCAGTCAACTTTGCTTTTCATGCATCTCAGGCCGGGGCAGACGCCTATGCAATAAGTGCTATTGGAAATGACACGTTGGGAGATGAGTTATTATATGAATTAGATAAAAACCAAATAAAATATCTGATAGAAAGGGTAGGCTATCCCACAGGAACAGTAGAGGTAACTTTAAATAATGGTATGCCTCAATATACTATTAATGAACAAGTAGCGTGGGATTATATCCCTCTTACAGAGAATATGAAGCAATTGGTATCGGAAGCTGATGCCATTTGCTATGGTACTTTAGCCCAGCGGAGCAATGTTTCGAGGGATACAACAGAAGAATTGCTTAAGTTGGTTAAGGAGGATGCATATAAACTGTATGATATTAATTTACGGCAACATTTCTATTCAAAAGAATTGATAGATAAATCATTATCTTTCGCTAATTCTTTTAAAGTAAATGACGAGGAAATAGAGATAATGAAAGCTATGTTTGGATTGAATATGGACAATGAGCAAGCTTGCCGTTGGTTTATTTCCCAATTCAATTTGAAACTGGTAATTCTCACTGCAGGCGGATTATATAGTTGCCTTTTTACTCCTGATGAATATTCTGTAATAGAAACACCAAAAGTTATCGTGGCCGACACAGTTGGGGCCGGAGATTGCTTTTCCGGAGTATTAATCGCTTCATTGCTAAACGGAGATAGTTTGGCGCAATCACATACCAAAGCTGTTGATGCCGCAGCCCATGTTTGTTCTTATTCGGGAGCATGGGTGACACACAGAACATGA
- a CDS encoding GH32 C-terminal domain-containing protein, whose amino-acid sequence MKSLALKALITSLFIFMSLSLSAGEIKIKVNKKYLNFPVSHKQDRARMIFKTDGKDDLSVVIRLAPEEADYWVFKDVSDLKGKTITINYAGSDKALSKIYQDDIIAGQDSLYKEKNRPQFHFTTRRGWINDPNGLIYYDGEYHLFYQHNPYERDWENMHWGHAVSKDLIHWEELPSALYPDHLGGMFSGSAVIDYDNTAGYNKGKNPAMIVAYTAAGPEKQVQAIAYSLDKGRTFTKYEGNPVIDSKHIWNSQDTRDPKVFWYTPGKHWVMVLNERDGHSIYTSANLKDWKYESHVAGFWECPELFELAIDDNPENTKWVMYGASGTYMLGSFDGKVFTPEKGKYLYCAGSIYAAQTITNMTDGRRVQIGWGRISHSGMPFNGMMLLPTELKLKNTKDGPRLFNMPVREAEQLFAPARKWNNLTSGKANELLKEFYSADCLRVKAKIKLSHATSAGFNLFGQRIIDYDLNSTKINGVFYSPEDMTSMELSADIYIDKTSIEVFIDGGAYSYSMEKRPDINNKEGLHFWGNNIEIKDLEVFNVKSIWMQ is encoded by the coding sequence ATGAAATCACTAGCATTAAAGGCTCTGATTACAAGCCTTTTTATTTTTATGAGTCTTTCCTTATCAGCCGGGGAAATCAAAATCAAAGTCAATAAGAAATATCTGAATTTTCCTGTGTCGCATAAGCAGGACAGAGCCAGAATGATATTTAAGACAGATGGTAAGGATGATTTGTCTGTTGTCATTCGTTTAGCGCCCGAAGAAGCCGATTATTGGGTATTTAAAGATGTCTCCGACCTGAAAGGTAAAACTATCACAATAAATTATGCTGGTAGTGATAAGGCTTTAAGCAAAATATATCAGGATGATATTATTGCCGGGCAGGATAGTCTCTATAAAGAAAAGAATCGTCCGCAATTCCATTTCACAACCCGTCGCGGATGGATTAATGATCCGAACGGACTGATATATTATGATGGAGAATATCACCTTTTCTATCAGCATAACCCATACGAAAGGGACTGGGAAAATATGCATTGGGGGCATGCTGTAAGTAAGGATCTTATACATTGGGAAGAACTTCCCAGTGCTTTGTATCCCGATCATCTTGGAGGAATGTTTTCAGGGTCGGCAGTTATAGATTACGATAATACTGCAGGCTATAATAAGGGAAAGAATCCGGCTATGATTGTGGCTTATACTGCTGCCGGTCCTGAAAAACAGGTTCAGGCTATTGCTTACAGTTTGGATAAGGGACGTACTTTTACCAAATATGAAGGGAACCCGGTTATTGACTCCAAACATATATGGAATAGTCAGGATACTCGCGACCCGAAAGTATTCTGGTACACGCCGGGTAAACATTGGGTAATGGTACTCAACGAACGTGATGGACACTCTATATATACTTCTGCAAATCTTAAAGATTGGAAATATGAAAGCCATGTTGCCGGATTTTGGGAATGTCCCGAACTCTTCGAGCTTGCAATAGATGATAATCCGGAAAATACCAAATGGGTTATGTACGGAGCGTCAGGGACATATATGCTGGGTTCGTTTGACGGAAAAGTATTTACTCCCGAAAAAGGAAAATATTTATATTGTGCCGGATCAATATATGCAGCGCAAACTATTACCAATATGACAGATGGACGGCGTGTGCAGATTGGCTGGGGACGGATAAGTCATTCGGGTATGCCATTTAATGGAATGATGCTTCTGCCTACTGAACTGAAGTTAAAGAATACAAAAGATGGTCCCAGATTATTTAATATGCCTGTAAGGGAAGCCGAACAGCTTTTCGCTCCGGCTCGTAAATGGAATAATCTGACATCGGGAAAAGCAAACGAGTTGCTCAAAGAGTTTTATTCGGCAGATTGCTTAAGAGTAAAGGCTAAAATAAAACTGTCTCATGCAACAAGTGCAGGCTTTAATCTCTTCGGACAAAGGATTATAGATTATGATCTGAACTCTACCAAAATCAACGGAGTATTCTATTCTCCTGAGGATATGACAAGTATGGAATTGTCGGCTGACATATATATCGATAAAACATCTATAGAAGTATTTATCGATGGAGGTGCATATTCTTACTCAATGGAAAAAAGGCCCGATATAAACAATAAGGAAGGACTCCATTTCTGGGGTAATAACATTGAAATAAAAGATCTGGAGGTATTCAATGTAAAATCTATCTGGATGCAATAA